In Siniperca chuatsi isolate FFG_IHB_CAS linkage group LG20, ASM2008510v1, whole genome shotgun sequence, the following proteins share a genomic window:
- the LOC122867953 gene encoding progestin and adipoQ receptor family member 4-like isoform X1, protein MMVLYKGPRLLDFAKTPTHLQFNKYVLTGYRPVSTAQECLRSLFYMHNELGNIYTHGIPFFLFLVLLPFSIPWMEVDSVWICVVHYLACLCPTVGSVVYHVFMNHVGGEHVYDTLLSLDMFGVCLVNTLGALPIIHITLFCYPAMRRTALLVYTLLSAYGIYCATTARTNVLRLRAFIWQALFRFSLFLFRVYGSGVGSPKSLRLFVIMDSLAVVGGLVNIIQIPERFIPGLFDNWGNSHQIMHVMVICSIIYLHWGTLEDLDWIKTYQCPTE, encoded by the exons ATGATGGTGCTTTATAAAGGACCGCGGCTGTTGGACTTTGCAAAGACCCCTACGCACCTTCAGTTCAACAAATATGTCCTGACAGGCTACCGGCCAGTGTCCACGGCTCAAGAGTGCCTCAGGAGCCTCTTCTACATGCACAATGAGCTGGGGAACATTTACACCCATG GCatcccttttttccttttcttggtGCTGCTGCCTTTTAGTATCCCCTGGATGGAGGTGGACAGTGTCTGGATCTGTGTGGTCCACTATCTGGCCTGCCTCTGCCCCACTGTGGGCTCAGTGGTCTACCATGTGTTCATGAACCACGTGGGAGGAGAACATGTGTACGACACCCTGCTCTCCCTGGACATGTTCGGTGTCTGCCTAGTTAACACCCTGG GGGCACTTCCTATCATCCACATCACCCTTTTTTGTTACCCAGCAATGCGAAGGACTGCCTTGCTGGTCTACACCCTCCTATCAGCCTACGGCATCTACTGTGCCACCACAGCCCGTACTAATGTCCTGCGCCTGCGAGCTTTCATCTGGCAAGCCCTGTTCCGCTTCAGCCTCTTCCTGTTCCGGGTGTACGGCAGCGGGGTGGGCAGCCCAAAGTCCCTGCGCCTCTTTGTCATAATGGACTCTCTGGCTGTAGTGGGAGGGCTGGTCAACATCATCCAGATCCCTGAGCGCTTCATCCCAGGCCTGTTTGACAACTGGGGCAACAGCCACCAGATAATGCATGTCATGGTTATTTGCTCTATTATCTACCTGCATTGGGGCACACTGGAGGATTTAGACTGGATTAAGACCTACCAGTGTCCTACTGAGTGA
- the LOC122867953 gene encoding progestin and adipoQ receptor family member 4-like isoform X2, which yields MMVLYKGPRLLDFAKTPTHLQFNKYVLTGYRPVSTAQECLRSLFYMHNELGNIYTHGALPIIHITLFCYPAMRRTALLVYTLLSAYGIYCATTARTNVLRLRAFIWQALFRFSLFLFRVYGSGVGSPKSLRLFVIMDSLAVVGGLVNIIQIPERFIPGLFDNWGNSHQIMHVMVICSIIYLHWGTLEDLDWIKTYQCPTE from the exons ATGATGGTGCTTTATAAAGGACCGCGGCTGTTGGACTTTGCAAAGACCCCTACGCACCTTCAGTTCAACAAATATGTCCTGACAGGCTACCGGCCAGTGTCCACGGCTCAAGAGTGCCTCAGGAGCCTCTTCTACATGCACAATGAGCTGGGGAACATTTACACCCATG GGGCACTTCCTATCATCCACATCACCCTTTTTTGTTACCCAGCAATGCGAAGGACTGCCTTGCTGGTCTACACCCTCCTATCAGCCTACGGCATCTACTGTGCCACCACAGCCCGTACTAATGTCCTGCGCCTGCGAGCTTTCATCTGGCAAGCCCTGTTCCGCTTCAGCCTCTTCCTGTTCCGGGTGTACGGCAGCGGGGTGGGCAGCCCAAAGTCCCTGCGCCTCTTTGTCATAATGGACTCTCTGGCTGTAGTGGGAGGGCTGGTCAACATCATCCAGATCCCTGAGCGCTTCATCCCAGGCCTGTTTGACAACTGGGGCAACAGCCACCAGATAATGCATGTCATGGTTATTTGCTCTATTATCTACCTGCATTGGGGCACACTGGAGGATTTAGACTGGATTAAGACCTACCAGTGTCCTACTGAGTGA